The region gcgtgcgtgtgtgtgtgtgttttgtgtgtgtgtgcgcgcgcgcgggctcgCGCGAATTTTATATTGTTTTAATTCTACACAGGTTTCATATTGTTTTAAGACTACACAACTTTCATGTTGTTTTAAGTCTGTACAATTCGATATTTTCATGCGTTCTTTCGCAAGACCTTTTCTTTCTTAATAatcaacaaaacaatataataaaaacTTTTTTACTGATGAGTTTAACTTTAGTGTTCCCTGTGTTGGCTGCTGCTGTCTCACAGATTGTCGCCCAAGCAGCCTGTAGCTGTTCGTCTTCCTCCGAGTGTAGGACCTTTACCTTAGATCACAGCACTTATGGAATGCAGCTCTCTTGTCGCAACATCTTCCTGTGCTCTTTGTACTGCCAGTCTTCCTTTTGATTAATTCTTCTTTTTCCGTCTTCTCTACCTGTGTCCATACCCATGAAGGCAAACACAGAACgacaccaaacacacaatcacattgtTACAATGACGCTATTTTATAGTTTACTGATTTGAATGACCATTCTCCGTTTAACGAAACTAATCCACGTGCATGATATATTTGAGTGCAACACACATTACCACAAACCATTTGGACTAAAGACTTTCACTAATATCAGATATTAAGGAATCGTATAAAGGCTATAATTCATGGTCCGTAGGAATGTGCCAGCAATGTTTCTCTTCCATGTTTCCAAATTGTCAGTTCGGGCTTTAATGTTTCACCCACTTGAGATGATCATGACGGTAATGATATCGAAATGTCAACACAACCACAGCAATGTTTCCTTATTTAAACAAATTCCAACACAGACATAGCCCTCAGTACTAACACCAGTGCACGACCATACTCCAGCACTAGTGTTCAACAACCTGAACACCAAACTCAAACGACGTTTCCACACTAACTTCCCTAAATACAGCTTCAAGAAAAGCGACAGTGGGGAGACAGAGTCAAGAGCACACTGGATGTAAAACATCAGTTAATCAACAAGTCATCTTCCATCCATTTGTTTAATGACGTCagaaacataacacaatacaaagtAACACCATCTCTCCCACTAACAcatattgattgtgtgtgtgtgtgtgtgtgtgtgtgtgtgtgtgtgtgtgtgtgtgtgtgtgtctgtctgtctgtctgtctgtctgtctgggttttttttggtttttttctctctgtctgtctgggttttttttgttgttgttgctattatttttgttattgttgtttgtgtgtgtgtgtgtgtgtgtgtgtgtgtgtgtgtgtgtgtgtgtgtgtgagagagagagagagagagagagagagagagagagagagagagagagaggggaaggggaaggagggggtaaaAAAGTTTCATTCAAACATGGTAATCTGAAagtcagaaaaaagagaaaatacaatcAAGATGAAAAATGAAATGTACTCATATATGAATGCACGAATAATGTTATAatgtataatgtgtgtttgtgtgtgtgtgtgtggggggggggttagggggggaggggtgttggcgtgcgtgggtgtgcgtatCATTATACTTATCTAAAGAAACATTTCAGTTTCCTCATTTTGACGTGGACAGAATGACCGACGTGACAAAGTACAGCCCCAGAAGCTGCCCAGCGGACACGGACGGGCCGccggtgttgtggttgctgcacGAGGGGCAGGCCGGGCACTCCCCGGGCCGTCCTGAGGACTGCGCGCGATGCGGGGAGGCTGTGGCGGAGGAGCTTGTCAAATTAGGTGTGGGCCGGGCAGGTAATGTGTCTTTTGGTCTGGTTAGTTTGTGTTggaaagtgggtggtggtggtggttagttgtggtggatgggtggtggtggtggtggttagttgtggtgggtgggtggtggtggtggtggttagttgtggtgtgtgggtggtggtggtggtggttagttgtggtgtgtgggtggtggtggtggttagttgtggtgtgtgggtggtggtggtggtggttagttgtggtgtgtgggtggtggtggtgagttgtggtggatgggtggtggtggtggtggttagttgtggtgtgtgggtggtggtggtggtggttagttgtggtgtgtgggtggttgtggtgagttgtggtggatgggtggtggtggtggtggttagttgtggtgtgtgggtggtggtggttagttgtggtgtgtgggtggtggtggtggtggttagttgtggtgtgtgggtggtggtggtggtggtggttagttgtggtgtgtgggtgggtggtggtggtggttagttgtggtgtgtgggtggtggtggtgttggttagttgtggtgggtgggtggtggtggtggtggttagttgtggtgggtgggtgggtggtggtggtggttagttgtggtgtgtgggaggtggtggtggttagttgtgaTGGTTGGTGATATTGGTGATTaactgtggtgggtgggtggtggtggtggtcagtttgtagtgacagatgggtgatggttgtggttagttgttgacgggttggtggtgatggtggttagtttgtagtgacagatgggtgatggttgtggttagttattgacgggttggtggtgatggtggttagtttgtagtgacagatgggtgatggaggtggttagttattgacgggttggtggtgatggtggttagtttgtagtgacagatgggtgatggttgtggttagttattgacgggttggtggtgatggttagtttgtagtgacagatgggtgatggttgtggttagttattgacgggttggtggtgatggtggttagtttgtagtgacagatgggtgatggttgtggttagttattgacgggttggtggtgatggttagtttgtagtgacagatgggtgatggttgtggttagttattgacgggttggtggtgatggtggttagtttgtagtgacagatgggtgatggtagtggttagttattgacgggttggtggtggtggtggttagtttgtagtgacagatgggtgatggttgtggttagttattgacgggttggtggtgtggtggttagtttgtagtgacagatgggtgatggttgtggttagttgttgacgggttggtggtgatggtggttagtttgtagtgacagatgggtgatggttgtggttagttattgacgggttggtggtggtggtggttagtttgtagtgacagatgggtgatggttgtggttagttgttgacgggttggtggtgtggtggttagtttgtagtgacagatgggtgatggttgtggttagttgttgacgggttggtggtggtggttagtttgtagtgacagatgggtgatggtagtggttagttattgacgggttggtggtgatggtggttagtttgtagtgacagatgggtgatggtagtggttagttattgacgggttggtggtggtggtggttagtttgtagtgacagatgggtgatggtagtggtggcttGCTTGGTTACAGGtacttgtgggttttttgttacACAAACTGTACCTTGAGAAAAACGAGCAAGGATCAGTTCCAAATTATCTTTCTGATACACGgcatcacaaagaacacaagtGGACCAGAAGAAGAACCCACCAGAAATATTCCTCTTCACACATGGGTGGTGTTAGCTGCTCCTCTTTGGAAGCATTTTCCTCACCTCCTAGTTTttacacgaacaaacaaaaatacatgcttgcgtgtgcgcatgcatgcacgcactcttgcattatgcacacacacacacacacacacacacacacacacacacacacacacgcacacaaacacaaacacattatatatatatacgctatcTACCCTTCCAtctaccccctctctcattgtatatatacatatatagataacgataatgtgtgtgtgtgtgtgtgtgtgtgtgtgtgtgtgtgtgtgtgtgtgtgtgtgtgtgtgtgtgtgttgtgtagctaGCTAATTACTTATCCGCCGATCTATCTAgctatgtatatgtctgtatacacctgtctgtttttttcctatggatgtcttccactctctcttcgcgctctctctctctctcactcactctctccctctctctctcactcactccttcactctctctctctcactctctctctctctccccgctctatctctctcctctctccccctctctctcctctctctcctccctctctcctctctctccccctctctctctctctcctctctctctcccccctctctctctccctctctctctccccctctctctctcctctctgcccccctctcactctctcctctctctgtctctctctcacatatagtggagtggtggccaagtggtaacgtgtTCGTCTAGGAAGCAAAATAATCTGAGCGTACAGGTTCGAACCCCACTATTCTATttccctccactcgaccttcaGTGGCCGTCTGGATGCTGATGATTCGGACCAGGCGTtgaactgaggttccgtgtgtagcatACATCTGtttacgtaaaagaatccacagcaacaagggAGTTGGCAAAGATTCATAGTAAAATCCTCtctaacatgcatgtgtgtgcacgtgcgtacgtgcgtgacagaatcctgactgaatgacacaagtaacgaatgatgagcgccgaaaggcagcagtcggctctgcccaggctgacagcctgttgtgcaaatgactccgtattgGTTTCAAACCGAGAACAGGCGCTACAGAATAAGTAgtgtataagtatccaaatctctctctctctctctctctctctctctctctctctctctctctctctctctctctctcaaccaaccaaccaaaccgcAAACAAATCAGTCAACAAATTAGTCAACTGaccaattaatcaattaatcagtctttcattcagtcagtcaatcagcaaTCGAACCAACCATCCtgctaatcaatcaatcaatcaatcgctcaatcaatcaattaatcatttCAACAGGTCCAGAAGGGCTCCGCTACAGAGATGTGTTTATCCTCTTCAAGTCAGTGGCAAACATCACTGATGGCGCGACAGGCAGTGGGGGTGGTGAGGCCAGTGCCATGGTGGCGGCGCTCCGCAGCAAGGGCGTGCCGCTTGTTGTTGTTCGACCCGGCGACAGGAACGTCATGCGGGACATGGCACTGGCTGTCACAGACCGGGTCACAGTCAGTGAGTGGAGTGTTGTGCGAGGACTTGAGCggcgggtggtggtgtgtgtccacagtgaagTCAAGCGCTACACTGTCGGGCACACAGCCACCTCCCGCTGTACGTCACAGCTTTTGTACATACGTTGACTGTTGGTCACACaaagcttgtattgtattgtattgtattgcattgtattgtattgcttagcATGGATGACTGTTATGGCAAGGCATGGGCATGGCATTGCAATgcatctttttgtcacaacatatttctctgtgtgaaattcgggctgctcaccacaGGGAACGTGTTTcgccacagtgtagcgccacccTCTGTTGgatcacgtgtgtaaacaaaatgagtccacGTAATATCTatgacccatcctctctctcagtctctctttctctgtctctctgtctgtctgtctgtctgttatgtgaTTCAGTGTGCGGAGTGTTTGTGTCGTCTTCTCAAAGCCAGAAAGACGGGATGAAAACAGGGGAAGTTTGAAACcttgatctagatctatattaCGTGGAAGAAAGTATCCGATCTGTTGATCACATTATTGACGAAAGAACTCTCTGTATCCTAGTGAATATCATGTAtattacgtggaagaaatcatccatgtgCTGATCACATTATTGACAAAAGAACTCTCTTTATCCTAGTGAGTATCATGTAtattacgtggaagaaatcatccatgtgctgatcacattattgacaaaagaactctctttatcctagtgaatatcgtgtatattacgtggaagaaatcatccatgtgctgatcacattattgacgaaagaactctctttatcctagtgaatatcatgtatattacgtggaagaaatcatccatgtgCTGATCACATTATTGACGAAAGAACTCTCTTTATCCTAGTGAATATCGTGTATATTACGCCCGACGCCCATGTGGAAGACAGGGAAATTTCAAACTTAGGAAGATCTGTATTGTGATTGAAAACCAGTGAAATGTCAGTCGACGAGTGATGCTTTAGCTACATGGAATTGTTCTATTTCCagtacaaacttttttcttttacagacactttttttcagatggctaGTAAAAatcctagcattgtgtgtttttttctgttataacgTGGGGAACTGTTCTTAAACTGTGCATGTCCATTGCCatcctagcattgtgtgtttttctgttataacgtggggaactgtttttaaactgtatgtccattgccatcctagcattgtgtgtttttctgttataacgTGGGGAACTGTTCTTAAACTGTGCATGTCCATTGCCatcctagcattgtgtgtttttctgttataacgtggggaactgtttttaaactgtatgtccattgccatcctagcattgtgtgtttttctgttataacgTGGGGAACTGTTTTAAACTGTCATGTCCATTGCCATCCTAGCAtagtgtgtttttctgttataacatggggaactgtttttaaactgtgcatgtccattgccatcctagcattgtgtgtttttctgttataaaATGGGGAACTGTTTGTAAACTGCATGTCCATTGCCATCCTagtattgtgtgtttttctgttataaaatggggaactgtttttaaactgtatgtccattgccatcctagcattgtgtgtttttctgttataaaatggggaactgtttttaaactgcatgtccattgccatcctagcattgtgtgtttttctgttataaaATGGGGAACTGTTTTAAACTGTATGTCCATTGCCatcctagcattgtgtgtttttctgttataaaatggggaactgtttttaaactgtatgtccattgccatcctagcattgtgtgtttttctgttataaaatggggaactgtttttaaactgtatgtccattgccatcctagcattgtgtgttttttctgttatAACATGGGGAACTGTTTTTAAACTGTATGTCCATTGCCatcctagcattgtgtgtttttctgttataacgTGGGGAAAGGTATCTGTCAAAGGAACTCAATTTTTCGTTTATGACCCGATTGACATTTTGTATTTTCTGTGCACATCACACGTTTTGCTTTGAATAATTCTTTGATTTTTCGTTTCTCAGAAAAGTTTTGAGCTGTTGCACCTCCTGAATATGTGTTCAATACTATCTTTCTCTTCCATGCAGCTATCCCCATTTGTTATAGATCGACCTTTGTTCCGAGAATTATGTGCTCTGCACTCAGTTGAAGCCACGTTTTTTAAGgtaatttgtttttttcattttatttcattttgattatttatctatttatatatttttgtgcatGAAATATGATTTACGTTTCCATCTTTTCACCCTGCTTTCCATAAGCATTTTGAAGTTTGTTGACTCTTTAAAATGTAATAGAACATACAGCACCTTATCATTTCCAGTGCCCCAGCAATATCATGTATAGAATTATTTGGCTCATCCATTTCCATTTGCTGAATGTAGGACTGATATCATGCAGTCATTAAACGTTTACAAGTGGACATTCATTCGGTATATTGTGTTGAAATCATGTTGTGTGAAGAAATTTTTAGGGGTATTCAGAGAGTAATGTATGCAATactctccccttttttcttttcttttttttcctttttatttattttttatattgtttaAGCACTGTTAGGAACAGTGCAAGGGAGACACACTTGTaagttgtggtcagtgtggtgttgttAGTGGTTGTGTCAGTCTGTTGTTTCATTCTGGAAACAGAAAAGAGGAGAGTGACCAGATGTATCTTGCTTAACTTCATAGACTCGCCCAGCCATTCAACTTTGGACAGTGTTTGTCAGAGACCGGTTCATTATTGGTGTCGTAATGAACAAATTCAAGAACAAATCTGAGTGTTCCAGATAGTGACTTGACACTTGATAGAGCATTTCAAATTTGCTGAGTCTCAAGAAACTGCTGTCAGAAATATCCAGAACATGCATTCTTCTTGGGAGGGAGCGTCACCAGAGAGCGTCATGAAGGTGCAGGCTGATACACAGACGGCCAGACAGGAACAGCAAACTTCTACCAGAAGAGGACCAGGGGATGACAGACGACAGCACTCCTGACCACCAACCACTGACCAACGTTGCTTTCACTGTGGTGTGCTGCATGACCCACGTCAGTGCCCGTTCAAAGACAGAAACTGTTTCCAGTGTGGAAAAAAGGACATATAGAAATGTGTTTTCAAAAGAACAGTGGTGTGAATGTGAAGAAGATGGAGTGTGAACGTGGTGcgga is a window of Babylonia areolata isolate BAREFJ2019XMU chromosome 34, ASM4173473v1, whole genome shotgun sequence DNA encoding:
- the LOC143277314 gene encoding uncharacterized protein LOC143277314, whose protein sequence is MTDVTKYSPRSCPADTDGPPVLWLLHEGQAGHSPGRPEDCARCGEAVAEELVKLGVGRAGPEGLRYRDVFILFKSVANITDGATGSGGGEASAMVAALRSKGVPLVVVRPGDRNVMRDMALAVTDRVTVSEWSVVRGLERRVVVCVHSEVKRYTVGHTATSRCTSQLLYIR